From one Malus sylvestris chromosome 1, drMalSylv7.2, whole genome shotgun sequence genomic stretch:
- the LOC126631571 gene encoding uncharacterized protein LOC126631571, which translates to MTQGEPFETNLNGPIWMIQTWLQWYFPEFRAANLEFPEGVAPARILAEAAPIDHSTFACFYFFKVCKTRSDLEWGASVLRRYPWFSNQVFQDAPGEYATPSCREKFISCIQPRDLAWGVRGNIYDRGLKVYHPNFCSRQLGFRQAIPIPFFDSIHCGTSFRLPTPSEVIFRAARRSLDVMSQATRKSIILNFECTSLFSSWWEDRWTKKYGGDLKETHDRLFSQLSLKSYPGSGELENWKEMIQEKNRSLLIAPVDVESEAIESEDDSADAAVLHGAAAEAERQEAGEGVDVSESFGDSGAEETPEAIIKAPKRKKAVVIEASDPDPVLLPKTTRPTLTRKSKRARTVAPPKSSAPSAPVPEAGRKKQQSLRPQASKRPIIASKEEPLRAAMLKKAEELQNTVLKELEAAGDEKLLPPEASPSFARETSLSHPQVNPSEAGASASLPSHGPPMKFVIPSPALDATPSSQFDPSTGVMLHFVDEGSNLPSPVYEPPLPSVVSDNEPIILEIPVTSEVIVSRVPACPIVDIDEPHSSLAGGGKSSSQRGFNTLPGETPGLSQQVLKETSPPRLVRKSKCSRPHLSSGGTEIPPLWN; encoded by the exons ATGACTCAAGGTGAGCCATTTGAGACCAACTTGAATGGGCCTATCTGGATGATACAAACTTGGCTTCAATGGTACTTCCCAGAGTTTCGGGCTGCCAATTTGGAGTTCCCGGAGGGTGTGGCCCCTGCCCGAATCTTGGCTGAAGCTGCCCCTATAGACCACTCCACCTTTGCCTGCTTCTACTTCTTCAAAGTTTGTAAGACTCGATCAGATTTAGAATGGGGTGCGTCGGTCTTGAGGAGATACCCTTGGTTTTCTAACCAAGTCTTTCAAGATGCTCCTGGTGAATATGCTACCCCCTCTTGTAGGGAGAAATTCATTAGCTGCATTCAACCGAGAGACCTGGCCTGGGGAGTTCGGGGTAATATATATGACCGAGGTTTGAAGGTGTATCATCCTAACTTTTGTAGCAGGCAGTTAGGATTTAGGCAGGCTATTCCCATCCCGTTCTTCGATTCTATCCATTGTGGCACTTCATTTCGACTACCAACTCCCTCTGAGGTGATCTTCCGAGCTGCCCGGCGCAGTCTTGACGTAATGAGTCAGGCTACCCGAAAGTCCATCATCCTCAACTTTGAATGTACCTCGCTCTTCTCTTCTTGGTGGGAAGACAGATGGACCAAGAAGTATGGAGGAGACTTGAAAGAGACTCATGACCGCCTTTTCAGTCAACTTTCTCTTAAGTCATACCCCGGCTCGGGCGAGcttgaaaattggaaggagaTGATCCAAGAGAAGAATCGGTCACTTCTGATAG CCCCAGTGGATGTTGAATCAGAAGCCATTGAGTCCGAGGATGACTCAGCTGATGCTGCAGTTCTCCATGGCGCTGCAGCAGAGGCTGAAAGACAAGAAGCTGGGGAAGGTGTGGATGTTTCGGAATCCTTTGGAGATTCAGGAGCTGAAGAAACACCCGAGGCAATTATTAAAGCACCCAAGCGAAAGAAAGCGGTTGTGATCGAGGCTTCAGACCCTGATCCTGTACTTCTACCCAAAACCACACGACCAACTCTTACTAGAAAGAGTAAGAGAGCAAGAACTGTTGCTCCTCCTAAGTCATCAGCCCCATCTGCTCCAGTCCCCGAGGCAGGCAGAAAGAAGCAACAATCTTTAA GACCTCAAGCATCTAAAAGACCAATCATTGCTTCTAAGGAGGAACCATTAAGAGCTGCCATGCTCAAAAAGGCTGAAGAACTGCAAAATACCGTCCTCAAAGAACTCGAG GCCGCAGGAGATGAAAAACTTCTTCCGCCGGAGGCCTCCCCATCATTTGCCCGAGAAACCAGCCTTTCTCATCCTCAGGTCAACCCTTCAGAG GCTGGGGCATCTGCCTCATTGCCTAGTCATGGCCCTCCTATGAAGTTTGTGATTCCTTCTCCTGCCCTGGATGCAACTCCTTCCTCTCAGTTTGACCCTTCTACAGGAGTTATGTTGCACTTCGTGGATGAGGGCAGTAACTTG CCTTCTCCGGTATATGAGCCACCCCTTCCATCAGTGGTATCAGATAATGAACCCATAATCCTTGAGATTCCTGTAACTTCAGAGGTAATAGTCTCACGGGTGCCTGCGTGCCCGATAGTTGATATTGATGAACCTCATTCTTCTCTTGCTGGTGGTGGAAAGTCTTCCTCTCAACGAGGATTTAATACTCTTCCTGGTGAAACCCCAGGGCTAAGTCAG CAAGTTTTGAAAGAGACTTCCCCCCCTCGTTTGGTCCGTAAGTCAAAGTGCTCCCGTCCTCATTTATCTTCTGGAGGTACAGAGATTCCCCCCCTCTGGAATTGA
- the LOC126631776 gene encoding rust resistance kinase Lr10-like, whose protein sequence is MTRKFKDKLDVGGYGSVFKGKLRSGRFVAIKVLGKPKANGQDFISEIATIGRIHHVNVVRLVGYCVEGSKRALVYEFMANGSLDKYIYSKEGSVPLTINKMYEIFLGVAQGIEYLHQGCAMQILHFDIKPHNILLDENFKAKVSDFGLAKLYPVDNSIVTLTVARGTMGYIASELFYKNIGGVSHKADVYSFGMLLMEMASRRKNLNTTVEHSSQVYFPLWVYDQYNVGNDLEMDNVTEEENNVIIKMVITALWCIQMKPTDRPSMHKVIEMLGGDVECLQMPPRPSLCPQETPVAVGDIQDPICSNVELTCSLAAR, encoded by the coding sequence ATGACTCGCAAGTTTAAGGATAAGTTGGACGTGGGCGGCTATGGCTCGGTATTTAAAGGAAAGTTACGCAGCGGCCGTTTTGTAGCAATTAAGGTTCTGGGCAAACCCAAAGCTAATGGCCAAGATTTCATTAGTGAAATAGCTACCATTGGAAGGATTCACCATGTCAATGTGGTGCGACTTGTTGGTTATTGTGTTGAGGGATCAAAGCGTGCTCTAGTATATGAGTTCATGGCTAATGGCTCTCTTGATAAATACATTTATTCCAAAGAAGGAAGTGTGCCTTTAACTATCAACAAAATGTATGAGATTTTTCTTGGAGTGGCTCAAGGGATTGAGTATCTACATCAAGGTTGCGCAATGCAAATTCTCCATTTCGATATCAAGCCTCATAATATTCTTCTTGATGAGAACTTCAAAGCAAAGGTTTCTGACTTTGGGCTAGCAAAGTTGTATCCTGTAGATAATAGCATTGTCACGTTGACAGTAGCGAGGGGGACAATGGGATATATTGCTTCTGAATTGTTCTACAAAAATATTGGAGGCGTCTCACACAAGGCCGATGTCTATAGTTTCGGAATGTTGTTGATGGAAATGGCAAGCAGAAGAAAGAATTTGAATACAACGGTAGAGCATTCAAGCCAAGTCTACTTCCCATTGTGGGTATACGATCAGTATAATGTGGGAAATGACTTGGAGATGGACAATGTAACAGAGGAGGAAAATAATGTAATAATAAAGATGGTTATAACAGCGTTGTGGTGCATTCAAATGAAACCAACTGATCGCCCTTCGATGCACAAAGTCATCGAGATGCTTGGAGGAGATGTTGAATGTCTGCAAATGCCCCCCAGGCCTTCTCTATGCCCACAAGAGACTCCTGTGGCTGTGGGTGATATTCAAGACCCAATATGTTCTAACGTAGAGCTAACATGTTCTTTGGCAGCTAGGTGA
- the LOC126613724 gene encoding uncharacterized protein LOC126613724, giving the protein MERSGSRSFTLSWWPFILAFLVLCFCSETCNAKDDSTKSSCTSSCGLIHNITYPFRLNDDPKRCGDRRYTLSCENNNITVLDQHYYGKYYVKYYVKAINYKNKTIRLLDHGLDNKNCSSMPRNFPPSTFSQIYGSLDPTTGSPFSTSVFYLSCRNPVNSSLYVDTAPCLNNSATSLIQPKSYSYVMVDRGLSMDDLNEGCGVEGMTLIQLGYSNGSYTNDSYSYEFIHSAVMNGFELRVYWPDELISPCNGSYYIYSSTHPKCFPRTIPEWQQLEFYFLTVVMLMLFYSFTVGFFQYAWAQIRHTLSGTADLGYFPRWFPFHSIVHGWEILMGIGLFFPARLLFGIPIAAVFLVYKWRRRHLSMYSTIEDFLQRDKNFMPIRYSYSDIKKMTRKFKDKLGEGGYGSVFKGKLRSGRFVAIKILGKSKANGQDFISEIATIGRIHHVNVVRLVGYCVEGSKRALVYEFMANGSLDKYIYSKEGSIPLTINKMYEISLGVAQGIEYLHQGCAMQILHFDIKPHNILLDENFKAKVSDFGLAKLYPVDNSIVTLTAARGTMGYIAPELFYKNIGGISHKADVYSFGMLLMEMASRRKNLNTTVEHSSQIYFPLWVYDQYNVGNDLEMDNVTEVEKNVIRKMVITALWCIQMKPTDRPSMHKVIEMLGGDVECLQMPPRPSLCPQETPVAVGDIQDPICSNVELTCSLSASLDMNTLKVESLLGMFTIRLHDDNFVKWSFQFRSVLEGYDLFDHFDGTSVCPPKFVFTEANGIITEITAAYKEWIKQDRALDRYATVSRARVNHLKTELLTIKKGSDSVEKYMLRLKALKDQLMAAGEVVSENDLIVAALAGLPAEFNMIRTVIVARETPISLKDFRAQLLAAERATEDSQSTLHFPMSAMYCQGESSNAHSSQDQRASQYFSSGYGFVTDATNSSQSTAHRPTGGIVSQASLPHFHQQGNGNFQNNRGYQHNGGNNGRFNNRSRYNGNNNGRFSGNSNGFPRGSNSNGFSGGSNSNGFPGGSNSNGFSGSSKGGSNWQNWNGNSGFKPTLIPECQICHKRGHTTTNCYSRYDASSSSVPPILECQICGKKGHSALNCYRRGNYAYQGAQPPSSFNAFTAQAQPNLPSSSQQNWVLDTGVTHHMTADLDHLTLITPFEGTDRITVGNGEGLPVANTGLGSLLTSSKPLTLQMVLHVPQLAVSLLSVYRLCKDNHCYVILDEFGFWVQDKATKKILLRGRSSSSGLYYIPQQQFFNYSQLVNNTPQALLGQLVKTSIWHQRLGHPTNEVRLKMLKESQISVSLDKSPQLCSACIRGKMTRQPFPSKCNKSSVPFEKVHTDVWGPSPTVSLEGYRYYVIFVDECTRFTWIFPLVNKSDVYTVFVKFHAFVMNHFKCSIKTLQSDGG; this is encoded by the exons atGGAAAGAAGTGGAAGCAGATCCTTCACCTTGTCTTGGTGGCCTTTCATTCTAGCCTTTCTTGTTCTTTGCTTTTGCAGTGAAACTTGTAACGCTAAGGATGATAGTACTAAGTCATCATGTACCTCCTCCTGCGGCCTTATCCATAACATAACTTATCCTTTTCGACTAAACGATGATCCGAAGAGATGTGGCGATAGAAGGTATACTCTTTCCTGTGAGAACAACAATATTACAGTACTAGATCAACATTATTATGGTAAATACTATGTAAAATACTACGTAAAGGCAATCAACTACAAGAACAAAACAATCCGACTTCTAGATCATGGCCTTGACAACAAGAATTGCTCTTCCATGCCTCGAAATTTTCCGCCCTCAACTTTTTCACAAATATATGGTTCTTTAGATCCCACCACTGGTTCACCGTTCTCAACATCAGTATTTTACTTGAGTTGTAGAAACCCAGTGAATTCTTCTCTGTACGTGGATACTGCTCCATGCTTGAATAATAGTGCCACTTCTTTGATCCAACCAAAATCTTATAGTTATGTCATGGTTGACCGCGGGCTCTCTATGGACGATTTGAACGAGGGTTGCGGAGTCGAGGGGATGACTCTCATACAGTTGGGCTACTCTAACGGGTCCTACACTAATGACTCTTATAGTTATGAATTTATACACAGTGCAGTCATGAATGGCTTTGAGCTTCGAGTGTATTGGCCTGATGAACTAATTTCACCGTGCAATGGCTCATATTACATTTACAGTTCGACTCATCCTAAATGTTTTCCACGCACCATCCCAG AATGGCAGcaacttgaattttattttctaacgGTTGTTATGCTAATGTTGTTTTATTCTTTTACTGTAGGTTTCTTTCAATATGCATGGGCTCAAATCC GTCATACTCTGAGTGGAACCGCGGATCTTG GATACTTTCCTCGATGGTTTCCATTCCATTCCATCG TGCATGGATGGGAAATACTGATGGGCATCG gCTTATTTTTTCCAGCAAGACTACTGTTTGGCATTCCAATTGCGGCTGTATTTTTAGTCTATAAATGGCGAAGAAGACATTTGTCAATGTATAGTACAATAGAAGACTTTCTACAGCGCGATAAGAATTTCATGCCTATAAGGTACTCTTACTCAGAcatcaagaagatgactcgcaAGTTTAAGGATAAGTTGGGCGAAGGCGGCTATGGCTCGGTATTTAAAGGAAAGTTACGCAGCGGCCGTTTTGTAGCAATTAAAATTCTAGGCAAATCCAAAGCTAATGGCCAAGATTTCATTAGTGAAATAGCTACCATTGGAAGGATTCACCATGTCAATGTGGTGCGACTCGTTGGTTATTGTGTTGAGGGATCAAAGCGTGCTCTAGTATATGAGTTCATGGCTAATGGCTCTCTTGATAAATACATTTATTCCAAGGAAGGAAGTATCCCTTTAACTATCAACAAAATGTATGAGATTTCTCTTGGAGTGGCTCAAGGGATTGAGTATCTACATCAAGGTTGCGCAATGCAAATTCTCCATTTCGATATCAAGCCTCATAATATTCTTCTTGATGAGAACTTCAAAGCAAAGGTTTCTGACTTTGGGCTAGCAAAATTGTATCCTGTTGATAATAGCATTGTCACATTGACGGCAGCTAGGGGGACAATGGGATATATTGCTCCTGAATTGTTCTACAAAAATATTGGAGGCATCTCACACAAGGCCGATGTCTATAGTTTCGGAATGTTGTTGATGGAAATGGCAAGCAGAAGGAAGAATTTGAATACAACGGTAGAGCATTCAAGCCAAATCTACTTCCCACTATGGGTATACGATCAGTATAATGTGGGAAATGACTTGGAGATGGACAATGTAACAGAGGTGGAAAAGAATGTGATCAGAAAGATGGTTATAACCGCCTTGTGGTGCATTCAAATGAAACCAACTGATCGCCCTTCGATGCACAAAGTCATCGAGATGCTTGGAGGAGATGTTGAATGTCTGCAAATGCCTCCCAGGCCTTCTCTATGCCCACAAGAGACTCCTGTGGCAGTGGGTGACATTCAAGACCCAATATGTTCTAACGTAGAGCTAACGTGTTCTTTGTCAGCTAG TCTCGATATGAATACACTCAAAGTGGAAAGTCTTCTTGGTATGTTCACCATTCGGCTGCACGATGATAATTTTGTCAAGTGGTCTTTTCAATTTCGATCGGTGCTTGAGGgatatgatttgtttgatcacttTGATGGCACATCGGTTTGTCCACCAAAGTTTGTGTTCACTGAAGCTAATGGTATCATTACTGAGATTACAGCAGCATACAAGGAATGGATTAAACAAGACAGAGCTCTT GACAGATATGCTACTGTTTCCAGAGCAAGGGTGAATCATCTCAAAACTGAATTGTTGACTATCAAGAAAGGGTCTGATAGTGTTGAAAAATATATGTTGCGGCTTAAGGCTCTTAAAGATCAGCTTATGGCAGCAGGTGAAGTAGTGTCTGAGAATGACCTTATTGTTGCTGCTCTTGCGGGTTTACCGGCTGAGTTTAATATGATTCGTACTGTGATTGTGGCTCGTGAAACTCCTATTTCTTTAAAAGACTTCCGAGCACAATTGTTGGCTGCTGAGCGAGCAACTGAAGATTCACAGTCTACTTTGCATTTTCCTATGTCAGCCATGTATTGTCAAGGAGAATCCTCTAATGCTCATTCCTCACAAGATCAAAGAGCTTCTCAGTACTTCTCTAGTGGCTATGGTTTTGTCACTGACGCTACTAATTCTTCTCAAAGTACTGCTCACAGACCCACTGGTGGCATAGTTTCTCAGGCTTCTCTGCCTCATTTTCATCAACAAGGAAATGGGAATTTTCAGAATAATAGAGGATATCAGCATAATGGTGGAAACAATGGAAGATTTAACAATAGGTCCAGATACAATGGGAATAATAATGGCAGATTCTCAGGCAATTCCAATGGTTTTCCTAGAGGATCAAACAGCAATGGTTTTTCTGGAGGATCAAACAGCAATGGTTTTCCTGGAGGATCAAACAGCAATGGTTTTTCTGGTAGTTCTAAAGGAGGTTCAAATTGGCAGAATTGGAATGGAAATAGTGGTTTTAAGCCAACATTGATTCCTGAATGTCAAATATGTCATAAAAGAGGCCACACAACTACTAATTGCTATTCAAGGTATGATGCCAGCTCAAGCTCTGTTCCTCCAATTCTGGAGTGTCAAATCTGTGGGAAGAAAGGTCATTCTGCTCTCAATTGTTATCGTCGAGGAAATTATGCATATCAAGGTGCTCAACCTCCTTCTTCTTTCAATGCTTTCACTGCACAAGCTCAGCCAaaccttccttcttcttcacaaCAAAATTGGGTCCTCGACACAGGGGTTACACACCATATGACAGCTGATCTGGATCATTTGACACTTATTACTCCTTTTGAAGGCACTGACAGGATCACAGTGGGCAATGGAGAAGGTTTACCTGTAGCCAATACTGGTTTGGGTTCTCTTTTAACTTCTTCCAAACCTTTAACTCTTCAAATGGTTTTACATGTTCCTCAATTAGCAGTTAGTTTATTATCTGTGTATAGACTATGCAAAGATAATCACTgctatgttatacttgatgaattTGGTTTCTGGGTGCAGGACAAGGCAACAAAGAAAATTCTACTGAGAGGAAGGAGTAGTAGTAGTGGCTTGTATTACATTCCTCAGCAGCAGTTTTTCAACTATTCTCAGCTAGTAAATAATACACCTCAAGCTCTTTTGGGACAACTTGTGAAGACTTCAATTTGGCATCAACGACTTGGGCATCCTACTAATGAAGTTCGGTTGAAAATGTTGAAGGAGTCTCAGATATCTGTCTCTTTAGATAAAAGTCCACAGTTATGTTCAGCTTGTATTAGGGGTAAGATGACTAGACAACCATTTCCTTCTAAATGTAATAAGTCTAGTGTTCCTTTTGAGAAAGTGCATACTGATGTATGGGGACCTTCACCCACTGTATCTCTTGAAGGTTACAGATATTATGTAATCTTTGTAGATGAATGTACAAGGTTCACTTGGATCTTTCCTCTTGTTAATAAATCTGATGTCTATACTGTGTTTGTTAAGTTTCATGCATTTGTTATGAATCATTTCAAATGCAGTATTAAGACACTGCAATCTGATGGCGGATGA
- the LOC126613741 gene encoding beta-amylase 2, chloroplastic-like, whose product MAHFSSPQVSHTLRLPRPPGACCKAMTMASLSSSGKTVMASLKLSQGLWGSPELNLCPLRLLGSDPSRSFAVVRDSAEGTVVGENVDHNKVEDSSLEKFEERDFTGTPYVPVYVMLPLGVINMNSELVEPEALRNQLQVLKSVGVDGVMVDCWWGIVEAHSPQGYNWSGYKNLFQIVRDLNLKLQVVMSFHECGGNVGDDVHIPLPHWVTEIGQKNPDIFFTNKEGKRNTECLTWGIDKERVLRGRTAVEVYFDYMRSFRVEFDEFFEEGIISEIEVGLGPCGELRYPSYPEQHGWKYPGIGEFQCYDRYLMKNLTQAAEARGHSFWARVPDNAGSYNSQPHETGFFRDGGDYDSYYGRFFLNWYSRVLIDHGDRVLALANLAFEGTRIATKVSGIHWWYKTASHPAELTAGFYNSCNQDGYAPISAMLKKHEAALNFTCVEMRILDQHEGFPEALADPEGLVWQVLNAAWDANIPVASENALTCFDREGYNKILENAKPWNDPDGRHLSAFTYLRLSPVLIERHNLTEFQRFVKRMHW is encoded by the exons ATGGCACATTTCTCATCTCCTCAAGTATCCCATACGCTGAGGCTACCACGCCCACCGGGTGCTTGTTGCAAAGCGATGACAATGGCTTCCTTGTCGTCCAGCGGGAAGACCGTGATGGCTTCGCTGAAGCTCTCTCAGGGTCTTTGGGGCTCGCCGGAGCTCAATTTGTGTCCTTTGAGACTATTGGGGAGTGATCCGTCTCGGAGTTTCGCCGTGGTGAGAGACAGTGCTGAGGGAACTGTGGTGGGTGAAAATGTTGATCACAACAAG GTTGAAGACTCTTCGCTGGAAAAGTTTGAGGAGCGTGATTTTACCGGCACGCCGTATGTTCCTGTATATGTCATGTTACCC TTGGGTGTGATCAATATGAACTCCGAGCTAGTTGAGCCAGAAGCTCTGCGAAATCAGCTACAAGTGTTGAAGTCGGTTGGTGTTGATGGTGTTATGGTTGATTGCTGGTGGGGAATCGTAGAGGCACACAGTCCGCAGGGATATAATTGGAGTGGCTACAAGAACCTATTCCAAATTGTGCGTGATCTTAACCTTAAGTTACAG GTTGTGATGTCATTTCACGAGTGTGGAGGCAATGTCGGGGATGATGTACATATCCCACTTCCTCACTGGGTGACAGAAATTGGCCAAAAGAATCCTGATATATTTTTTACTAATAAAGAAGGGAAACGCAACACTGAATGTCTCACATGGGGAATTGATAAAGAGCGGGTTTTAAGAGGCCGCACTGCTGTTGAG GTTTACTTCGACTACATGAGGAGCTTCAGAGTTGAATTTGATGAGTTTTTTGAGGAAGGAATAATATCAGAAATTGAAGTTGGATTAGGTCCGTGTGGAGAGCTACGGTATCCTTCTTATCCTGAACAGCATGGTTGGAAATATCCTGGTATTGGTGAATTCCAG TGTTATGACCGATACTTGATGAAGAATCTGACGCAGGCTGCAGAAGCAAGGGGCCACTCCTTCTGGGCCAGAGTACCAGATAATGCAGGATCTTATAATTCCCAACCACATGAGACAGGGTTTTTCCGTGACGGAGGTGATTATGATAGCTACTATGGCAGATTCTTTCTTAATTGGTACTCCCGTGTTTTGATTGATCATGGTGACCGTGTACTTGCTCTGGCCAATTTAGCTTTTGAAGGCACACGCATTGCCACAAAG GTATCAGGTATCCACTGGTGGTACAAGACTGCCAGCCATCCTGCTGAATTAACGGCTGGATTTTACAACTCCTGCAATCAGGATGGGTATGCGCCAATTTCAGCAATGTTAAAAAAGCATGAGGCTGCTCTGAATTTCACATGTGTTGAAATGCGCATATTAGACCAACATGAGGGCTTTCCGGAAGCACTGGCAGACCCCGAGGGATTAGTTTGGCAG gtGCTGAATGCTGCATGGGATGCTAACATTCCAGTTGCTAGTGAGAATGCTCTTACTTGCTTTGACAGAGAAGGCTACAACAAGATATTAGAAAATGCTAAGCCCTGGAACGATCCAGATGGCAGGCATTTATCAGCATTTACCTATCTCAGATTAAGCCCAGTTCTCATTGAGAGGCATAATTTAACGGAGTTCCAAAGATTTGTCAAGAGAATGCATTGGTAA